A portion of the Fibrobacter sp. genome contains these proteins:
- a CDS encoding PEGA domain-containing protein — MKPSLFSIFALILGACLNIHAQPLSADSLTPGDTSEAIPEKSVTLIIKTEPAGAAVYLNDSLRGLSPITAEDLDTGRHLLILKKSGYYQKKVEFRIDTIGTTELNIVLQQPGGLSITTEPSGATLFIDDKQVGVAPYSDSRLRPGEHLVRAILTNHEPFQTKVNIKSGVADQLKISLKLSKAYTDSLENARIESQRNRRRFSSILVIGAFVVFGIILFAVEKQTSQ; from the coding sequence ATGAAACCATCTCTCTTCTCCATCTTTGCTCTGATTCTGGGGGCCTGCCTTAATATCCATGCCCAACCCCTTTCTGCTGACTCCCTTACCCCAGGCGATACATCAGAGGCCATTCCAGAAAAAAGTGTTACCCTGATCATAAAAACTGAACCCGCAGGTGCTGCTGTATACCTTAACGATTCTCTCCGGGGGCTTAGTCCGATTACTGCTGAAGACCTGGATACTGGCAGACATCTCCTTATTCTTAAAAAAAGTGGATACTACCAAAAGAAAGTTGAATTCAGAATAGACACTATCGGGACCACTGAACTGAACATAGTTCTCCAGCAACCTGGTGGATTGTCCATAACAACTGAACCATCAGGGGCAACTTTGTTTATCGATGATAAACAGGTAGGAGTGGCTCCATATTCTGACTCCCGCTTAAGACCAGGAGAGCATCTGGTTAGGGCCATCTTGACTAATCATGAACCCTTCCAAACGAAGGTGAATATTAAAAGTGGGGTTGCTGATCAATTGAAGATCTCCCTTAAGCTTTCCAAAGCCTATACAGATTCTCTTGAAAACGCACGGATAGAGAGTCAGCGCAATCGAAGACGGTTCAGTTCCATTCTGGTAATAGGGGCTTTTGTGGTCTTTGGAATAATCCTTTTCGCAGTTGAAAAACAGACCAGTCAATGA
- a CDS encoding formylglycine-generating enzyme family protein, translating into MKKLLLVLISVCALPSLAQTVTVPAGTFVMGDKNGESDERLEHPVTLSSFKIDRFEVTEAQYDSCVKAGHCTPAHYDDGKCLIWNGKEFQKTRVPSQYRNPGYPVQCVTWYQAQAYCRWKKMKLPTEAQWEYAAGCGTKSIYSWGNSTPDKNKCVFAGNGGPGQTGRCAANKWGLHDMTGNAWEWTADNYEKDYYSYSEENNPSGPPTSLYKVIRGGGWYSGPMQLRITNRHWFSPDFAEASIGFRCVQ; encoded by the coding sequence ATGAAAAAACTTCTGCTGGTGTTAATAAGTGTTTGTGCGCTTCCCTCTCTTGCGCAGACTGTTACTGTTCCGGCTGGCACTTTTGTAATGGGTGATAAAAATGGTGAAAGTGATGAGCGCCTGGAGCATCCTGTTACCCTTTCTTCATTTAAGATTGATCGATTTGAGGTCACAGAGGCGCAATATGATTCCTGTGTAAAAGCGGGGCACTGCACTCCAGCTCATTATGATGATGGGAAGTGCCTTATCTGGAATGGGAAGGAGTTTCAGAAGACAAGAGTGCCTTCGCAATACCGTAATCCTGGATATCCGGTTCAGTGCGTGACCTGGTATCAGGCGCAGGCATATTGTCGATGGAAGAAGATGAAACTGCCGACAGAGGCTCAATGGGAGTATGCTGCTGGTTGTGGTACAAAGTCCATTTATTCATGGGGAAACAGTACTCCGGATAAAAATAAATGTGTTTTTGCTGGAAACGGGGGGCCCGGACAGACAGGCAGGTGTGCTGCTAACAAATGGGGACTCCATGATATGACAGGGAACGCCTGGGAGTGGACAGCAGATAATTATGAAAAGGATTACTATTCCTATTCTGAGGAAAATAATCCCTCAGGTCCCCCGACAAGCCTCTACAAGGTGATAAGGGGTGGAGGTTGGTACAGCGGACCCATGCAACTGCGAATCACAAACCGTCACTGGTTTTCTCCGGATTTTGCCGAAGCCAGTATCGGGTTCAGATGTGTGCAATGA